The Bos taurus isolate L1 Dominette 01449 registration number 42190680 breed Hereford chromosome 18, ARS-UCD2.0, whole genome shotgun sequence genome has a window encoding:
- the CA7 gene encoding carbonic anhydrase 7, whose protein sequence is MTGHHGWGYGQNDGPSHWHKLYPIAQGDRQSPINIVSSQAVYSPSLKPLEISYESCTSLSIANNGHSVQVDFNDSDDRTVVSGGPLDGPYRLKQFHFHWGKKHGVGSEHTVDGKSFPSELHLVHWNAKKYSTFGEAASAPDGLAVVGVFLETGDEHPSMNRLTDALYMVRFKGTKAQFSCFNPKCLLPASRHYWTYPGSLTTPPLSESVTWIVLREPIRISERQMEKFRSLLFTSEEDERIHMVNNFRPPQPLKGRVVKASFRA, encoded by the exons ATGACCGGCCACCACGGCTGGGGCTACGGCCAGAACGACG GCCCCTCACACTGGCACAAGCTGTATCCCATTGCCCAGGGAGACCGCCAGTCACCAATCAATATCGTATCTAGCCAGGCTGTGTACTCGCCCAGCCTGAAGCCACTGGAGATTTCCTATGAGTCCTGCACATCCCTCAGCATCGCCAACAATGGCCACTCTGTCCAAGTGGACTTCAATGACAGTGATGACCGAACTG TGGTGTCTGGGGGCCCCCTGGATGGGCCCTACCGGCTTAAGCAGTTCCATTTCCACTGGGGCAAGAAGCACGGTGTGGGCTCGGAGCACACGGTGGATGGCAAGTCATTCCCCAGCGAG CTGCACCTTGTTCATTGGAACGCCAAGAAGTACAGCACCTTTGGGGAGGCGGCCTCGGCGCCCGATGGCCTGGCTGTGGTCGGTGTCTTCCTGGAG ACGGGGGACGAGCACCCCAGCATGAACCGTCTGACAGATGCGCTCTACATGGTTCGGTTTAAG GGCACCAAGGCCCAGTTCAGCTGCTTCAACCCCAAGTGCCTCCTGCCTGCCAGCCGGCACTACTGGACCTATCCCGGGTCCCTGACGACGCCACCGCTGAGCGAGAGCGTCACCTGGATTGTGCTCCGGGAGCCCATCCGTATCTCTGAGAGGCAG ATGGAGAAATTCCGGAGCCTGCTTTTCACCTCAGAGGAGGATGAGAGGATCCACATGGTGAACAACTTCCGGCCGCCACAGCCACTGAAGGGCCGTGTGGTCAAGGCCTCTTTCCGGGCCTGA